A window of Malania oleifera isolate guangnan ecotype guangnan chromosome 2, ASM2987363v1, whole genome shotgun sequence genomic DNA:
CTAGCTTCATAGGACAAATAGTAATGCAATGCTTGTCCATTGCACGTCTCATGATATTATCCGAGCACTTCTGCTCACATGGAAGTATCTTAAAGGGACATATTGAATCGTGCTTCTCCATCTGAGCAGCAGAAAATCTAGCACTACACCCCTCATTTGTGCAGTTTAAAGATCTAAACCTGCACTGCAGGCCATGCTCAGCAAGCTCTTCCTCTGAGCTGAATTTCAAATTGCAGTGGAATGTATTCTTTACGTCAAGATTCTTAAGCAAAGTTTGTGCAATGATTTCCCTCCTATCAACAAACCAAAAACCATTAATTTCCATCTCCTGTACAAAATCATCAATCTTATCCTCTCTGCTCTCACTCAGTAGCCATCCCGAAACCCGGCTAAACAAATTCATCTTTGAACTCGCAAAATCATCAACAAAATCAGATATAATATCGTACGGATGGTCCGATACTTCTTCATCAGGACCATCTTCTGAGAGAACAGATTCTGCAACAAATGTTTCACTTCTCTGTGTAAGGTAGTCAACCATCTCTTTTCTCATATCAACAGCCACTGAAGCAGGGGTCTTAAATAGATCACCTGTTGTGTTATCCACACAAGCTGTGGCTAAACCTGGGAGGAACACTTGTGCTATCTTGTGAACTATTTCTGTATCGAAAAGATCACAATGGAACAAAGGGCTTCCCTCTTTCACCTCTTCAAGCTTCTCCGGTTGCAGTTCCACATCGGCTAAACAAAGTTCCATTTGAATTCCAAATGTAAACTGCAGAACAGTTTTTCAGCTACAAAAAATTACTGTCATGGATGACAAAAATACAAAAGGGCTAAATTAGAAGGGGATAAATGCTGGTAAAATTAAAgtccaatttttcattttttctacaCGTTTCTGCTTTGCATTGGCAGCTTACTTCTAAAAACTTTTAAAGGAGACCCCTTACTATTGAGATGAAAGTAGTCCAAATACAAGGCTTAAAGTCTGTGCTACTAAGTGTTGTGTGAAATTTTCCCTCTTTTTATCTTGGCTGATTCAACAATCAACAAATAATTCAGTATgtaaaatttatttcttcttgaAAATTTCATTTCTCCATCTTGAGTTACTTTCTTAATTGCCTGCATACATAATTAATGAAAATGGTCTAATTTTTCAAGGAAATCCTTGACCTTGCATTTGGGAGCATCAATTCCACACCTTGGATCTACAAcagaatggatttggacaaatcaCAATACAAACTTATattgaatttcattaaatttccaTGTAAATCCAAACCAAGGCTCAAAATCTTTAGTATCAAAGatgaaattttctatttttttaatgtcGAGCAATCCAAAAATCACCAAGAAATTCAGTACCTATTCCAGTTCCTTTCTTCTTGAAATTGTCATTTTCTAAATCTTGAATAACTTCCTTAATTGCTTGCAAATTATTACTAATTAGTAATTAGCCATCCAGCTAACTCTCAAATTTGTCTAATTCCAATTCTGCATGAATAAACTCCATAACCTAACCTTGGATTACTGAATAAACATAAATCATCTAGCTTCACAAGAAAAGAAATGAATTAATGAATCAATCAATCCATCGATCAAGAGAGAGAATATTGCTCTTACTCTTGTGAGGCCTCAAAGATCCGTCAAAAAGTTTCTGGAGTCATCGTCTGACCAAATCCAGAAGTGAACAGTAGCAAAAAGAGTTCTTTTACCAAAATGGGAATTTTGTGAAACCTAAACACTAACAGTGGGTTTCCACATTTTATAAATTTAAGCCAATCTGCATGCTGAAGAGGCAGATTTAGAATGTGACCAAATCAGGTGTCTGAACATACCGATTCACCTGAGTCGACATTTTGAAATTGCTATATGGGTGAGAAGTAATGGATAGCGTTTTCCTTTCATAGTTAACCGCAGCTGATACATATACATTTCGAATGCAttaccgaaaaaaaaaaaaacatagttgGTGAATGAGATTGAAATACACAGAATCCCGGTAGACGAATACTCTCGTTTTTTCCCACCCTATGAATGTTTATGGATCTTTGTGTTCTCGTGATCTTGTTAAACGACAGGTAGATTTCAAATTCGAGTTTGATTGAATCAACTATTCGACCACGGGAATGACGTCCAGgtgaaattgaaagaaaaaaaaatcaaatagagATTGATGGGGAAGAATCCTTTCATACCTGGAGGAAAATGGAAGATATCGATCTGCGATCGTCAACTAGAATAGTGCTTCCGTCCGAGGAGTGTAGGAAAGAGAAATAGAAGCCTAGAGTAAAGAACGAGCAGAATAAAATGTGCGACCTCGGATATTTTGGTTGAGCAGAGTTTAGAAGATTTTGCCCTAGCTTTTTCTTGCAAGCCTCCGTCGCCGGACGTCCCGTCGTCAAAGGTCTCCGAACGGCGGATCTGAGAGAGGCAGACTCCGGCGAATCTATGCCCTAGGCCCTTGTTTTAGATCGAGTTTTTGCGAGCCTCCGTCGCCGGACGTCGCGTCGGCGAAGGTGAAACTCCAAACGGCGAATCTGAGAGATCACAGAGCTTCAGCGATAAAGGCTTCGGACCCATTCCGTCTAAGTGGAAAGGACGCTGTCAGAATAACTCCGCCGTCGGCGTTCGTTGCAACAGTGTGGTGCCCTAGCTTTAGCTCGAGATTGCGAGCCTCCGTCGCCGGGCCCGAACGGCGAATCTGAGATAGGCAGACTCCGGCGATCCTGTGCCCTAGCTTTCCTCGTGAGCAAAGGTACGGATTTCTTCCCcgattttttttcctctttcccTCTCCGTTCGCATTTTTGGGATCTCACGACCTCCTCAAAGTGTTTTGAATAGGGGTGCAAAACGGGCGGACAGGCCTGTCCGGTCGGGACGCCAACGGGCCTATTCATAAACGGGtccatattaaatattaaatgAGTTAACATGCCCGTTTAATAAACAGACGTATTATAGATTactcatttaaaaatataatttatttattttaattttttaaaaaaaaaatttcaaaattattttaaagagttaaaatttacaaaaatagataaaaaaaaatacatgtgaGGGAGTGTGAagaattaaatatatattttttaaaaaaaataaaataaaaactaaataaaaacatatcCCAGATGAAAATAACAACCTTGAGAAGGAACTTGTTAAGAGCCACAAATTTTGCCAAATAATTAATGGATGTCAAAAATTGCACAAAATCATTAGTTAGTTAATCTAGACGCTTGAGTTCTGGatgaagaaaatcaaaaaatgGGGGGAAGTCAAGTTCAGCATGATTGATTCAACTCAGAGAAAAGCAAATGCGAGCGATCAGACCAATCATCGTCGATGGTGAAGACGTACTTCTTCTTGGAAACGAGGAAGCCGAAGCAATGGCAGGTGGAGTCCTTGAAGGAGATGCAGAAGCAAAAGGCCTTTGGTCAGAGGATCCGATTCACGTCGTTCTGGTTGTAAAGCTCGAAGTTGAACCCATTGGGCACTTGGATCGTCCTACTCGGATCGCCGTCCTGCACGATGATCAAGTGGGTATGAGTGCAGGAATGGCCTCCACATCTCTAAGAAGTCCAGGATCCTGATTGTCGAGATCACGATGTCCAAATCGTCCTTCAGCGACGGTGAGAGTCGAGACTGAGAGGAGAGCCgcgtgttggccttacaagacttaaaatcttattttgatgacaacaaatcagaagaacttaacatatttagttaattgATGATATTTCGGGATTCAAATATGTGAAtataaggtcaagtgctcacaaggatcattgaaagtttatactccaaagaaagatgatcaaatgaaacttaaaaaatattaagacaTGAATTTAAAGAGATCCAAAGATAGCCTTGCAACATCAACATGTGTAAAGTGTGTAAAAATTTAAAGCTGACTCAAGTTCAAGTCAAAAAAGAACACAAAGCAATATACTTATAATAACtcaggaaaaaaaattttaaaaaattaaaagaaaattaattaattaaaattattaatcaattaattagttaagcattattaaattaattaattaaataaacaaataaaaggaatagtgtggaaaagaaaaaaaattgaaataaagatatataaatatatatataagattattacataatataagttaaagtagatatatatatatatatatatataatattaaaataatatatattaaatgtaatatgatggattggatttcaatttgaaatccaattccatcttCTTCAGTCACCTCTCTACATCTCTCTCAGCTTCTCTTCTGCGTCCGTTCTCACTTCTccatcttcatctctctctcctcaatttctcgataGATATTCAGCCGATCAAAAAACGGAAGGTACCATTGGATTCCTAAttccgccactgacatttttattggagcggatttgtcgtgaggATGACGACGTAGGTACCACTCCtgaggaaaggtatatttcctctaaatcctaaatttctccttaaatctgtcgTTAAATAGACGATTAGGCACCACTACATGGTCCTAGTTGCGATTGTCGTCATTTCAACgtgagtaaatttctaattggggttttctagactccactccaaagcgagagtgagatttgaaatattgggtaaattagttatatttgagggtataattatttatttgaaatttatggacctaagaaatattaaaataatattttatttatggttaatttaatggaattaggatttttgattaaGGGCTCAGGTGAGCAcagcaggtatttttcggggtccctcttggcgtagttcaaaaaaccaagtaaggggggaaatatatatattaaaccagaatttttatgaatttaatagaaaataaattgtgttatatatacgtgtatatgtttcgatatgagtttaaaatgtcaaccatttaaattatattttttcaagtttaggattgtttattagatatgtatatgcgaaaatgaactgatgaaagtggaaaatattatCAGGATAATTATGttagaaatgaaaggtattttcaatatataaacgttaaatgttggttggtttattttacagacaatgtatgaattttattactaaattgtgtggtatgagtaaatgtaggttttgtgcaaatatatgttaaatgtattagatgcaggctaagtaagtaaaacattaagaatgaaatatgatataaaatatgctgcatgtgagtattaatgcaaccatataaatatatgacagttgaaaaatattgggtaaaacagttgaaaaatgttaggtaaaacagctaaaagatgatgggtaaaatagctgaaaaatgttggataaaacagctgaaagatgctcggtaaaacaattgaaaaatgatgggtatgtaataaaataaaatgaaaatggaaatgaatgaaacgaaaataaagtgtaaaatgtgaacaatgtaaaatgggaaagagttacttaaagtgaaatgaaatgttaaagttataaacatgaacataggtgaatggttgaataataatagaaagaataatgtattatgatattagaagtatctatgctagtagaacatattACGATTGGGCGGAGCGTACTCTTTGCCTGAGAGCTTGTTGATAAATGCGAGTGCgttagtaacttcagatgtggcagtagctgcataacgtactagggtagagagaacttacttgtataggtgggtagatttccctatccttggggccttcgtgGTAAACCTTTgcttgaactgtgtgagtacgaaatcaatttaatacttgagggcttactgagtaaggtgagtgtcctggtatgctttagttgtgaccttcgaGTTGTCAAATGTATCAGAACAGaagggtactacttgtatgggcgggtaatcatccctatccttgggtaatctcatgggttaaatcttttacatgtgattgatt
This region includes:
- the LOC131149855 gene encoding uncharacterized protein LOC131149855 isoform X2: MELCLADVELQPEKLEEVKEGSPLFHCDLFDTEIVHKIAQVFLPGLATACVDNTTGDLFKTPASVAVDMRKEMVDYLTQRSETFVAESVLSEDGPDEEVSDHPYDIISDFVDDFASSKMNLFSRVSGWLLSESREDKIDDFVQEMEINGFWFVDRREIIAQTLLKNLDVKNTFHCNLKFSSEEELAEHGLQCRFRSLNCTNEGCSARFSAAQMEKHDSICPFKILPCEQKCSDNIMRRAMDKHCITICPMKLVNCPFYSVGCQCTIPDCMLQQHRLDDLHLHLLYVLKVLHREASIDNLEERIQELEMISSPGELAEAQGVRSLTSVVKDLEAKLVPLEVHAPTDAGEECQQNSSTTAQSLEEY
- the LOC131149855 gene encoding uncharacterized protein LOC131149855 isoform X1; the protein is MELCLADVELQPEKLEEVKEGSPLFHCDLFDTEIVHKIAQVFLPGLATACVDNTTGDLFKTPASVAVDMRKEMVDYLTQRSETFVAESVLSEDGPDEEVSDHPYDIISDFVDDFASSKMNLFSRVSGWLLSESREDKIDDFVQEMEINGFWFVDRREIIAQTLLKNLDVKNTFHCNLKFSSEEELAEHGLQCRFRSLNCTNEGCSARFSAAQMEKHDSICPFKILPCEQKCSDNIMRRAMDKHCITICPMKLVNCPFYSVGCQCTIPDCMLQQHRLDDLHLHLLYVLKVLHREASIDNLEERIQELEMISSPGELAEAQGVRSLTSVVKDLEAKLVPLEVHAPTDAGEECQQNSSTTAQVPDESKS